The genomic stretch GGGAGGTAGCGCAAGAGCGGTAGCACGCTGGGACGCAGCCGTGTCACCACCACCTCGTCCAGTCCGGGCTCCAGCCAGACATCCGGGGCCAGGACGTGGAAGCGGCCTGGAGCCTCGGGCCACAGGCACTCCCAGGCCAGCGGCCCCGTCTCCGTCGTCGCATAATAGTTGAGGACAGGCGTGGGCACCGCGTTCGCCAGCTCTGCGCGCAGGCCGGCAGGCAGGTGCTGCGCGGAGGTGAGCACCCACTGGGGCGTGGGCACGTCGCGCTGGGCCGCCAGCCACCGCAGGCCTTCCGGGTCGGAGAAGAGCACGGCGGGACGCACGCGGCGCAGGCGCTGGAGCGCGTCCTCGCGAAGGACGGAGATTCGGTGCAGCGCGCCGTCGTGGAGGATGGGCAGGCGCACCGAGTACTCCAGCCCGCCCGGCAGCGCGTCCAGCAGCACCACCCGGGGATGCGAGGGAAGCGCCGCTCCCGCGCGTGCCACGAGGAACCGCAGCACGGCCCACATGTGCAGGCAGTCGCGCCGGTCTCTCACCACGTTCACCGGCGCTCCGGTGGACCCGGAGCTCTTCACCACCACACAATCATCGGCGTCCGCCGGCAGCGTGGGCACCGCGTCCCAGTTCGCGGCCAGGGCCTCACGGTCCAGGAAGGGCAGGTGGCGCAGGTCGTCCAGCGTCTGGAGGTCACCCGGGTGGATGCCCGCCGCGTGGAGCCTCCGGGCGTGGTACGGCGAGTCCCGTAGCGCGTCTCGCAGGAAGGACAACCGAGCGTCCAGGTCCGCACGGGCAGCGTCCTCGTCAGCCAGGGATGCGAAGCGGGCCAGGCCCTCGGCGATGGATTCGGCCCAGGGGATGTGGGGGCGCTGCGAGGAGGTGTCCCGGCGGATGTTCGCGCGAGGCGCGACGCGCAGGTCCGCGGACAGGGCTTCCGTCACTCCCGCCACCCACGCGCCTCCGTGGCGCGCTGCTCCGCCTCGCGGAGGGCCTGCTGGCGTTTGTCCGCCTCCTTCTTCCGGGCTTCCTCCGCGCGCCGCATCTCCGCTTCCGCCTTG from Myxococcus xanthus encodes the following:
- a CDS encoding phenylacetate--CoA ligase family protein, encoding MAGVTEALSADLRVAPRANIRRDTSSQRPHIPWAESIAEGLARFASLADEDAARADLDARLSFLRDALRDSPYHARRLHAAGIHPGDLQTLDDLRHLPFLDREALAANWDAVPTLPADADDCVVVKSSGSTGAPVNVVRDRRDCLHMWAVLRFLVARAGAALPSHPRVVLLDALPGGLEYSVRLPILHDGALHRISVLREDALQRLRRVRPAVLFSDPEGLRWLAAQRDVPTPQWVLTSAQHLPAGLRAELANAVPTPVLNYYATTETGPLAWECLWPEAPGRFHVLAPDVWLEPGLDEVVVTRLRPSVLPLLRYLPGDTGSVRRDACACGFHGWTLEHFGGRGACHFVTPSGREVDAWALAWVFKHHALRVFRLTQVDVSSFQLELAGASHAAVAPLRERLGSALRNLGWTQPSLDVCHVEASALAVGTKPQPFRRLR